ACCAGGCGGTCGGCGTGAGCGCCCAGCTTCACCCGCAGACGGCGCACGTGCACGTCGATGGTGCGGTCGCCCGAGATGTAACCGGTGTGCCAGACGGCGCGCATCAGCTCGTCGCGGCCCAGGGCCTGGCCTCGGTGACGTTCCAGGAACGCCAGCAGGTCGAACTCGCGGCGGGTCAGCTCGACCGGTGAACCGTCGAGCTCGAGCGTGCGGCGTGTGGTGTCGACGTCGAACGGTTCTCCCGGCTCGCGGGGTTCGGTGCCCGAGGACGAGGTGCTTGAGGACGAGGTGCCCGCCGGCACCGGTGCCAACGCCGGCGTGCGGTGGACGGCGGGGGAGAGCCCGTCGGTGTCGTCGGACGCGGGGGCGGCCCAGCGTCGGGCGCCGTTCAGCGCAGTGCCGTTCAGTGCGGAGCCGTTCGTGGTCACCGGCGCGCCCCGGCCGGTACGCACCGGCTCGCGCAGCTCGATCTCCACGCTGGTCACCACGTCGGGTGCGACGGCGTGCACCAGATCTTCCACGGCGCGGGCGATTCCGCGCAGATCGGGCCCCGGGCGCTGCGGGGAGCGCTGATTCTGATCCTCCGCGCCCACCTCACGCGTGCCGCGGCGACCTTCGGCCGCCGCGCCGGGCACGCTGAGGCGGACGACCAGGCCGGACTGCGCATGGTCGCCTCGGTTGGCATCTGGTCCGGGTGAGGTCAACATTGAAAAGCTCCGGTCGCGTAGATCAGCAAGAACAGCCCACTGCGTGAGAGCCACGACGGCTGCCGTCGTGACAGGGCGCCATATGCCCGGATCAGCTACGAAAAACAACTACCCATGAGATCGAGTGAAGCACTCGTTCGGCCGCACTACAAGTAACTCTATCGGATTGGTCTAGAATTTCTCCCCACGCTGATCCCGGAGGCACCGATGGCCTTGCCCGACTTCTTCCTGCTCGGTGCCCCCAAGGCGGGGACCACCGCTCTGCACGCCGCGCTGGCACAGCATCCGCAGCTGTACCTGTCTGCGGTGAAGGAGCCGAAGTTCTACCTGTGTGACGGTCGCCCGCCGCCGCGATCCGGGCAGCGAGGGCCAGGCGATGCCCACAGTGCGCAGGAATGGGTGTGGCGCCGCGGTGAGTACGAGGCGCTGTTCGACGTCGCCCCGCCGGGCACGCTCAAGGGCGAGAGCACACCCTTCTACCTCTACGACCGCACCGCCCAGCGCCGCATCCACGCCGATGTTCCGCACGCGAAAATGCTGGTGGTGCTGCGGGACCCGATCGACCGGGCGTACTCGAACTGGATGCACCTGTGGTCGGACGGGCTGGAACCGATCGGTGACTTCGCCGATGCCTGGGCCGCGGAAGACGCCCGGGTGGAGGCCGGCTGGGCCCCGTTCTGGCACTACCGGCGGCTCGGGCTCTACGGCGAGCAGCTGCGCGACCTGATCGATCTGTTCGGCCGGGAGCAGGTGCACGTGCTGCGCTACCGCGACCTGGTCGAGGCCCCGGATCTGGCGCTGGACAAGGTTTCCGCCTTCCTCGGGGTCGACCCCGGGCGGGTGGAGCAGCCGGCCCGGGAGAACTCCCGGCCGTACGTCGAGCCCGGCCGCCGCACCGCGGTGCTCTCGCGGGTCGTGCGAGCCGGTGCGGCCGCGGGCGCCTACGCGCCGCCGCAGGTCTGGAGACGGGCGAGCGAACCGTTGCTGGGCCTGCTGCAGCAGGGCGGGGCCCGGCGCCCGGTGCTCGAGCAGGAGGTGCGCATGCGTCTGGTCGAGGCCTACCGCGAGGACAACGCGCTGCTCAACGAGCTGGCCGGGCAGTCGTTCGGTGACTGGATGGGCACGACCTCACGCGGCCAGTTCGCACCGACGGCGGGGGAGAGCTGAAACCACCACGTGCGCAAGCCGTGGTGACCCGCGTCCTCAAGCCGGAAAGGGGTTGAGCGGCGTGCTCACGCACGGGTTGGTGGGCATGCTCACGCCGGGGGTCGGGGGCGGCTGGTCGCCACGATCAGGGCCACGCCGATCGCCGCCCCCAGGGCGGTCTCGACCAGGCGGTCGGTGCTGGTGGCCAGGGGGTCGCTCGTCACGGCCAGATGCTGCATGAGCAGGGCCAGAGGGGTGATGCCGACCACGGCCAGGCCGTAGTTGCGCATCACGAAGAGCTCCGCCCAGGCCTGGGCGAGCAGGGCGATCACGAGCGTGGTGACGACGTTCGGGTCGAACACGAGGATCGCCAGGCTCAGCAGTACACCGGCGGCTGTGCCCCAGACCCGGTGCAGGGCCCGGGCGACGCGATGGGTGCTGCTGGGGCCGGTGAGCGGGGCCACCGCCGACACCATGGCCCAGTACGGATGGGCGCCACCGATCGCCGCCGCGACGGTGCCCGCGATCGCCGGGCCGGCCGCGTAGGCCAGCAGGTCGCCCCGCACGCCCTGCGCGCCGAACAGTTCCGCCCGGCCCAGACGTACCTTGCCGGGTCGCTTCTCGCGGTGGCGACCGGCCGGGAAGAGCCATCCGGACTGGCCCACGAGCACCGACCAGAGCGCGGCGCAGGCGCTCACGGCCAGGGCGATCGGCACCATGCCCCACTCCTGGGGATGGGACGAACAGGCGCCGACGGCGAAGACGGCGAACAGCGCACCGGGCGGGGCCCACTGGGCCCAGCGGGAGACCAGGTAGGTGGTGACGCTGACCGCGGCCGTGGCGGTGATCGCCAGCCAGGTGCCCCCGATCGCCGCGACCACCACGCCGAGCGTGACCACGCCGACCATGAACGCGCCGGTCTCGGTCTGCATCCGCAGGCGCGAGGAGTACATCGAGTGCCGGCCGTACAGGCTGTTGAACGCGCCGAAGCTGGCGAACAGGGTGAGATCGGAACGGCCCAGGGCCAGGACCACGGCGATCGGCGCCCCGACCGAGAGCACGGCGCGCAGCGCGGCCCAGTGGGCGTGCTCATGGGGCCGGAGCTCGGTCAGTCCCCAGCTACGGACCAGGGCGCGCGGGGTGGAGAGCTCGGTCGGCACCCGGTCATTGTCTCCCCGGGCCGCCAATTCTGCACGGGGTGACAAAAGGGATCAGGCGAGCTGGGTGCGCAGATCGTGCGAGCCGTCGGGCGCAGCGGCCTCGTAGTACAGCCGCCGCGTGCCGTCCGGCAGGTCCACCACGTCGAGGTAGCGCAGGGCCTGGTCGCCGTGCGGGGAACGGGCGATCGGCTGCTCCCCGACGGCGGTGAACGACGCCCCCGAGGCCGGACCCCGGGCCACCCCGGTGCGCTCGAACCAGTTCTCCTCGGAGGTGGCGCGGCCGTCGTAGTAGGCGACGAGACCTTCACCCTGCCCGACCACCGCGGTGACCCGGGCGCCGCGGGCGTCCCAGTGCCCCGCGCGTCCTTCGATCGCCACCGGCCCGAGGTTCCAGACCAGCCCGTCGTCACTGGTGGCCAGGCGGGAGCTCATCCGGTCGGTGGCGTCCGGGTCGTCCAGGGGGTGGCAGCACACCCACATCCGCCAGCCGTTCGCGTCGCGGTGCACGACCGGGTCCTTGAGACCCCACGAGTCGTCGCCCGGCAGGATCATCGTGCGTCGCCCGGTGGGGAGGTCGGCGACCTTGTCAGCGTCCAGCGCCTCGATCCACCAGTGCTTGGAGTTCGGCGTCGAGCAGCTCAGGTAGAGCCGCCAGCCACCGTCACCGGTGGGTAGCAGCGCGGGGCGCTCCAGCGAGGCCGCCCCGAAGATGTCCCGGCCCACGGAGGCCACGGTCTCGAAGTGCACGCCGTCGTCGCTGCGGGCGAGCGTGACCGCCACCCCGCGACCCGCGTCGAGTGGCCGGCGGACCCGGTAGGCCAGCCAGAACACACCGTCCTGGAAACAGACGCTGGGGGCACCCGTCCAGAAACCCGGGCCGGAACCCGGGGCGTCGACACAGACCTGCGACGCGGAGTGGTCCGGCACGGTGATGCCGGACAGTGCCTCGGATGTGGGGGCCATCGTCATAGGGGGCTCTTCCTCCAGGCGGTTCGCCCTCGTCGTGGGGCGGCCTTCCAGTGGGGCGCCCAGTGTGCCAGCACCGCGGGGGAGTATCCGACGACCCGCGGGACGGGTCCCGGTGCTGAACGCCTATACCCTGGGCCTGTCCGCATCAGCGCAAGGAGCCAGACGCCCGTGCACCTGAAGACACTCACCCTGCGCGGGTTCAAGTCGTTCGCCTCCGCCACCACGCTGCGCCTGGAACCGGGCATCACCTGCGTGGTCGGGCCCAACGGCTCGGGCAAGTCGAACGTCGTGGACGCGCTCAGCTGGGTGATGGGTGAGCAGGGCGCCAAGAGCCTGCGCGGCGGCAAGATGGAAGACGTCATCTTCGCGGGCACCTCCGGCCGCCCCCCGCTGGGCCGGGCCGAGGTCGCGCTGACGATCGACAACACCGACGGTGCCCTGCCGATCGACTACACCGAGGTGACGATCTCGCGCACCATGTTCCGCTCCGGCGGCAGCGAGTACGCGATCAACGGTTCCCCCTGCCGGCTCCTGGACATCCAGGAGCTGCTGTCCGACTCCGGCATCGGCCGCGAGATGCACGTCATCGTCGGTCAGGGCCAGCTCGACCAGGTGCTGCACGCCACCCCGGAGGAACGCCGCGCCTTCATCGAGGAGGCGGCCGGTGTGCTGAAGCACCGTCGCCGCAAGGAGAAGGCGATCCGCAAGCTGGACGCGATGCAGGGCAACCTGCAGCGCCTGGCCGACCTCACCACCGAGATCCGGCGCCAGCTCAAGCCTCTCGGCCGGCAGGCCGAGGTCG
This genomic interval from Kineosporia sp. NBRC 101731 contains the following:
- a CDS encoding FUSC family protein gives rise to the protein MPTELSTPRALVRSWGLTELRPHEHAHWAALRAVLSVGAPIAVVLALGRSDLTLFASFGAFNSLYGRHSMYSSRLRMQTETGAFMVGVVTLGVVVAAIGGTWLAITATAAVSVTTYLVSRWAQWAPPGALFAVFAVGACSSHPQEWGMVPIALAVSACAALWSVLVGQSGWLFPAGRHREKRPGKVRLGRAELFGAQGVRGDLLAYAAGPAIAGTVAAAIGGAHPYWAMVSAVAPLTGPSSTHRVARALHRVWGTAAGVLLSLAILVFDPNVVTTLVIALLAQAWAELFVMRNYGLAVVGITPLALLMQHLAVTSDPLATSTDRLVETALGAAIGVALIVATSRPRPPA
- a CDS encoding winged helix-turn-helix domain-containing protein, producing MLTSPGPDANRGDHAQSGLVVRLSVPGAAAEGRRGTREVGAEDQNQRSPQRPGPDLRGIARAVEDLVHAVAPDVVTSVEIELREPVRTGRGAPVTTNGSALNGTALNGARRWAAPASDDTDGLSPAVHRTPALAPVPAGTSSSSTSSSGTEPREPGEPFDVDTTRRTLELDGSPVELTRREFDLLAFLERHRGQALGRDELMRAVWHTGYISGDRTIDVHVRRLRVKLGAHADRLVTLRGYGYRLD
- a CDS encoding sulfotransferase, yielding MALPDFFLLGAPKAGTTALHAALAQHPQLYLSAVKEPKFYLCDGRPPPRSGQRGPGDAHSAQEWVWRRGEYEALFDVAPPGTLKGESTPFYLYDRTAQRRIHADVPHAKMLVVLRDPIDRAYSNWMHLWSDGLEPIGDFADAWAAEDARVEAGWAPFWHYRRLGLYGEQLRDLIDLFGREQVHVLRYRDLVEAPDLALDKVSAFLGVDPGRVEQPARENSRPYVEPGRRTAVLSRVVRAGAAAGAYAPPQVWRRASEPLLGLLQQGGARRPVLEQEVRMRLVEAYREDNALLNELAGQSFGDWMGTTSRGQFAPTAGES